The Drechmeria coniospora strain ARSEF 6962 chromosome 02, whole genome shotgun sequence genome has a segment encoding these proteins:
- a CDS encoding tRNA -methyltransferase produces MLAPSRPLCQRLAIPVQACQRFSSNRKVKEHDVLFLRQQGAKYPKWHLTSPLRPGSRVKLSYGASMAAEDLIGRQLLDVVHDSGSHKVVLYEPTLSSYVINSERLATPIYPHDANTIVSLLDLTPSRPGEGEEAEDGQPFEIFEAGTGMGSLTLHIARAMHAANPPMRPELRLALCEAKPRRRQDPSASPQLDLSPDLQAALDAYKASRRAVLVTLDRNGQHLDAAHKLVRNFRRAQYLPSIDFVAGSISDYLSRRLAQSAGKPFLSRAVLDLPSAHEHAAHVVEALQPNGLLVVFTPSISQIAEFHDWAKRSSQPLRFEKVLELPVSTTSDGVHDAGGGRHWDVRTVVPRDSEGVEGEMVQVMRPKVGDRVAGGGFISLMRRWPAREAETVDGIVTDVEGKPQKHEATSAGKDE; encoded by the exons ATGCTCGCCCCCAGCCGTCCCCTCTGTCAAAGGCTCGCCATTCCTGTCCAGGCTTGCCAACGTTTCTCGTCCAACCGCAAGGTCAAGG AGCATGACGTCTTATTCCTCCGCCAGCAGGGTGCCAAGTACCCGAAATGGCATCTCACGTCGCCTCTGCGTCCCGGATCTCGCGTGAAGCTCTCGTACGGcgcgtcgatggcggccgaggatcTCATCGGTCGAcagctgctcgacgtcgtccacgACAGCGGCAGCCACAAGGTGGTCCTGTACGAGCCGACGCTGTCGAGCTACGTCATCAACTCGGAACGACTCGCAACGCCGATATACCCCCACGACGCAAACACCATCGTCTCCCTCCTCGATCTCACACCTTCTCGCCcaggcgaaggcgaagagGCCGAAGACGGGCAGCCGTTTGAAATATTCGAAGCCGGCACAGGCATGGGAAGCCTGACGTTGCACATTGCGCGCGCCATGCACGCGGCGAACCCTCCCATGCGGCCCGAACTCCGCCTCGCACTCTGCGAAGCCAAAccgagacggcggcaggATCCATCCGCCTCCCCGCAGCTCGACCTCTCGCCAGACCTtcaggccgccctcgacgcgtACAAGGCCTCCCGCCGGGCCGTCCTTGTCACGCTGGATCGGAACGGCCAacatctcgacgccgcccacAAGCTCGTGCGCAACTTCCGGCGCGCACAATACCTCCCTTCGATTGACTTTGTCGCCGGATCCATCAGTGACTATCTTTCTCGACGGTTGGCCCAATCGGCCGGCAAACCGTTCCTATCCCGCGCCGTCTTGGACCTCCCGTCGGCGCATGAACACGCGgcccacgtcgtcgaggcttTACAACCCAACGGGCTGCTTGTTGTCTTTACACCATCCATCAGCCAGATTGCCGAGTTCCACGACTGGGCCAAGCGAAGCAGCCAGCCCTTGCGATTCGAGAAGGTGCTCGAGCTGCCCGTGTCGACGACCAGCGACGGTGTTCACGATGCCGGTGGGGGCAGGCATTGGGATGTCAGGACGGTGGTGCCTAGGGACAGCGAGGGGGTCGAGGGAGAGATGGTGCAGGTGATGCGGCCCAAAGTGGGCGATCGagttgccggcggcggcttcatTTCTCTCATGCGCCGATGGCCAGCGAGGGAGGCGGAGACGGTCGACGGTATCGTGACTGATGTTGAAGGGAAGCCGCAGAAGCATGAGGCGACATCGGCAGGGAAAGATGAATAA
- a CDS encoding Serine/threonine-protein kinase PRR1, which translates to MCSIRVAPSSRQELHACTGTGAYFVAIVLHGSAMHALCMCTDKYMYKSCHCHGSAPKPSADWLGSRTRLPNRHRLLLVLDPIPFRPIDITTRHETTRHDATPTTPFHSFAAIDTAKHRPHVLVIEASHSSPSRSPRPRPPCLATSRHSPANRTFTPADADTRARSKDASGSSKVPCALVGAGSRPSPRDRVSCTSEPEASRRGARGRQAVRAAMTGAPASRLMTAMFNDMTRSEASDVPPNADTIYADVKNPNSMHVDVDVVRANPRDSAAQADAFAPAPSNQQAPLQFRTTTIAPSPPPPTDLEPTSHHRRASRNGCGPGTPLRISTDLPGPVNITPSPSAHCDGPNLSPSRALRSKSSSGSLRAECGASSLKSALSNSLGSAGGTQSVIPSPVIAAMGKMTPLPSPLLSSHSPGPWKMLNFAPTSPPGTRTRLRNVGEPSVLITTSGELIEQAAVSASKRRMYANLDSAHGTEAGKCHHPQPPSHGKNRSVSEYVPDHIVPPQRPVAVSGSHADVGTSDGDDLGMRREPNFAASRGLTAAVAQPPTPPGSDSSKDLTDGSKPKDGGFEIFEARTRDDGKLRRWRALRLLGQGTFSRVMLATSQVTPTQEPEPTSPSEDGKVDSRKLVAVKVCEHGPRGGASEERVEMSLKRELEIMLSIRHPSLVNLKAWSIEPTRAILVLSYCPGGDLFDMATSHRDILTPQLMRRMFAELVGAVCYLHERHIVHRDIKLENVLVNLTAAELADPTVDWTTFPHSIVTLADLGLSRRIAHDEKLETRCGSDDYAAPEVIMGQPYDGRATDAWSLGVLLYALLESRLPFDPHPGMSDHHRMRSRTSHRIARVEWRWVDYGGDDGDHEGSVAKFEEQNLVGAMDITEGLLKRARSRWSVEKVASEPWVRDAINIDGGHQFKEEEDGEEVV; encoded by the exons ATGTGCTCCATTCGTGTTGCCCCGAGCTCGCGGCAGGagctaca tgcatgtaccggtaccggCGCCTACTTTGTCGCTATTGTCCTTCACGGCAGCGCCATGCACGCGCTGTG CATGTGCAccgacaagtacatgtacaa AAGCTGCCACTGCCACGGGTCCGCTCCCAAACCTTCCGCCGACTGGTTGGGAAGTCGCACTCGACTACCGAACCGACACCGACTacttctcgtcctcgaccccATTCCATTTCGCCCCATCGACATCACGACACGACACGAAacgacacgacacgacgCAACGCCCACGACGCCCTTCCACTccttcgccgccatcgacacggCAAAACACCGCCCTCATGTCCTCGTTATAGAAGCGAGCCActcgtcgccctctcgctctcctcgacctcgccccCCCTGCCTCGCCACCTCCCGACACTCTCCTGCGAACCGCACCTTCACgcctgccgacgccgacacccGTGCTCGAAGCAAGGACGCATCGGGCTCCAGCAAGGTCCCTTGCGCACTTGTAGGCGCCGGATCCCGGCCGTCTCCAAGGGACCGAGTCTCGTGCACGAGCGAGCCGGAAGCCAGCCGGCGCGGAGCGAGGGGTAGGCAGGCCGTCCGCGCAGCCATGACCGGCGCGCCCGCCTCCCGATTGATGACGGCCATGTTCAACGACATGACCCGCTCCGAAGCGTCCGACGTCCCGCCCAATGCCGACACGATTTATGCCGACGTGAAGAATCCCAACTCGAtgcacgtcgacgtcgacgtcgtccgtgCCAACCCCAGAGACTCCGCGGCACAGGCCGATGCCTTCGCCCCTGCCCCGTCGAACCAGCAAGCTCCGTTGCAGTTTCGGACGACCACCATCGCACcctcgccaccaccaccgaccGACTTGGAACCGACCAGCCACCACCGCCGTGCTTCGCGGAACGGCTGCGGCCCCGGAACACCCCTGCGCATCTCCACCGACCTTCCCGGGCCCGTGAACATCACACCCTCCCCCAGCGCCCACTGCGACGGCCCGAacctctcgccgtcgcgtgCCCTGCGGAGCAAGTCCTCGAGCGGTAGCCTGCGGGCCGAGTGTGGAGCGTCGAGCCTGAAATCGGCCTTGTCCAACAGCCTCGGTTCTGCAGGCGGAACGCAGAGCGTCATCCCGAgccccgtcatcgccgccatgggcAAAATGACACCGCTGCCGAGCCCGCTGCTGTCGAGCCACTCCCCCGGGCCGTGGAAGATGTTGAATTTtgcgccgacgtcgcctccGGGCACCCGCACGCGGCTGCGGAACGTGGGCGAACCGTCGGTGCTGATcacgacgagcggcgagcTGATCGAGCAGGCTGCCGTCAGCGCGTCCAAGCGCAGGATGTACGCCAACTTGGATTCCGCCCACGgcaccgaggccggcaaATGCCATCATCCGCAGCCCCCGAGCCACGGCAAGAACCGCAGCGTTAGCGAGTACGTTCCGGACCACATCGTTCCCCCCCAGcggcccgtcgccgtctctgGATCGcatgccgacgtcggcacatccgacggcgacgacctcggcatGAGGAGGGAGCCCAACTTTGCAGCCTCGCGCGGCCTCacagccgccgtcgcccagccgccgacgccgcccggcAGTGATTCGTCCAAGGATTTGACGGACGGGAGCAAGCCCAAGGACGGCGGATTCGAAATCTTCGAGGCGCGCACACGGGACGACGGGAAGCTGCGCCGCTGGAGAGCCCTCCGCCTGCTCGGCCAGGGCACCTTCAGCAGGGTCATGCTCGCGACGAGTCAGGTGACGCCGACGCAGGAGCCCGAGCCGACGTCCCCCtccgaggacggcaaggttGACAGCAggaagctcgtcgccgtcaaggtgTGCGAGCACGGTCCGCGGGGCGGCGCTTCGGAGGAGCGCGTCGAGATGAGCTTGAAGAGGGAGCTGGAGATTATGCTGAGCATTCGGCACCCGTCGCTCGTCAACCTCAAGGCCTGGAGCATAGAGCCGACGAGAGCGATCCTCGTCTTGAGCTACTGTCCTGGAGGAGATCTCTTCGACATGGCCACCTCGCATCGCGACATTCTGACGCCCCAGCTGATGAGGCGCATGTTTGCCgaactcgtcggcgccgtctgcTATCTGCACGAGAGGCACATTGTTCATCGAGATATCAAGCTCGAAA ACGTCCTCGTCAACCTCACGGCCGCAGAGCTCGCCGACCCTACGGTGGACTGGACGACGTTTCCGCACTCCATCGTCACGCTCGCCGACCTTGGCCTCTCGCGCCGCATCGCCCACGATGAAAAGCTCGAGACGCGCTGCGGCTCCGACGACTACGCCGCGCCCGAGGTCATCATGGGCCAACCCTACGACGGCCGAGCGACGGATGCCTGGTCCCTGGGCGTTCTCCTCTACGCCCTCCTGGAGTCTCGGCTGCCCTTTGACCCGCACCCGGGCATGAGCGACCATCACCGGATGCGCAGTCGCACGAGCCACCGGATTGCCAGGGTCGAGTGGCGCTGGGTCGACtacggcggagacgacggcgaccacGAGGGGAGCGTGGCCAAGTTCGAGGAGCAgaacctcgtcggcgccatggaCATTACCGAAGGCCTCCTGAAGCGGGCTCGAAGCCGGTGGAGCGTGGAGAAGGTCGCTTCCGAACCGTGGGTTCGCGATGCCATCAACATCGACGGCGGACACCAGTTtaaggaggaggaggacggcgaggaggtggTATGA
- a CDS encoding DNA primase large subunit codes for MLRHDYNRIDPKRRNVVDHRKRQFATPQYKDAEYPHRLNFYTDAPTADITLEQFEQWAIDRLRVLAELEACSFRNKSAAETASHMKPILDKYLPLDSNSSGSTKLPAQRQKDHYSHFILRLAFSSTEDLRRRFGRVETMLFRMRFGSDDLGERSAFVSGLDLDWWESVGDDERREHRDELLAMGPKKGAADDDSWFKVDWQRVPDLVEQRRVFVKHGKAFVPGREQSSMVVAEFTSRLERQLELTARALPRLDEDDRLTPILNHISKNFVTPDSTYVSSTSAPDGAQITAANVDGLSQHFPACMSHLHRSLRRDAHLKHYGRLQYTLFLKGIGLNLEECLLFWRNSFHKVTDDTFNKEYRYNIRHSYGDVGGDSNRRGGGYSPFSCQKILTEHPPGPGEAHGCPYRHFNMENLTSLMQSMAVTDRSVLQGIKEDKDKQKYHMACNRVFEHIHKAEIKLAKDEGVMTSNQLESIVHPNEYFKRSYLLKNLGKSTDVKMED; via the exons ATGCTGCGACACGACTACAACCGCATCGATCCGAAGCGACgcaacgtcgtcgaccacCGGAAGAGGCAGTTCGCCACGCCCCAGTACAAGGATGCCGAGTATCCTCACCGTCTCAACTTTTACACCGACGCGCCCACGGCCGACATCACGCTCGAGCAGTTTGAGCAATGGGCCATCGACCGCCTCCGAG tcctcgccgagctcgaggcgtgCTCGTTCCGCAAcaagtcggcggccgagacggcgtcgcACATGAAGCCCATCCTCGACAAGTACCTGCCGCTCGACAGCAACagctcgggctcgacgaAGCTCCCCGCGCAGAGGCAAAAGGATCACTACAGCCACTTCATCCTGCGGCtcgccttctcctcgaccgAGGACCTTCGCCGTCGCTTCGGCCGGGTCGAGACGATGCTCTTCCGCATGCGATTCGGCagcgacgacctcggcgagcgaTCGGCCTTTGTCTcgggcctcgacctcgactgGTGGGAatccgtcggcgacgacgagaggcgCGAGCACCGAGACGAGCTCCTGGCCATGGGACCCAAgaagggcgccgccgacgacgacagctgGTTCAAGGTGGACTGGCAGCGCGTgcccgacctcgtcgagcagcggCGCGTCTTTGTCAAGCACGGCAAGGCCTTTGTGCCCGGGAGGGAGCAGTCGAGcatggtcgtcgccgagTTCACCTCGCGGCTCGAGCGGCAACTCGAG ctgACGGCTCGGGCGCTGCCGCggctggacgaggacgaccgGCTGACGCCGATCCTCAACCACATTTCGAAAAACTTTGTCACGCCCGACTCGACCTACgtctcgagcacgtcggcgcccgacggcgcccagATCACGGCGGCCAACGTCGATGGCCTCTCGCAGCACTTTCCCGCCTGCATGTCGCACCTCCACCGCTCGCTGCGGCGCGACGCGCACCTCAAGCACTACGGCCGGCTGCAGTACACGCTGTTCCTCAAGGGCATCGGCCTCAACCTCGAGGAGTGCCTGCTCTTCTGGCGCAACAGCTTCCACAAGGTCACCGACGACACCTTTAACAAGGAGTACCGGTACAACATCCGGCACTCGTacggcgacgtcggtggAGACTCGAaccgacgcggcggcggctacAGTCCCTTTAGCTGCCAGAAGATCCTGACGGAGCACCCGCCCGGGCCCGGCGAGGCGCACGGGTGCCCGTACAGGCATTTCAACATGGAGAACCTCACGTCGCTGATGCAGTCCATGGCCGTCACGGACCGGTCGGTGCTGCAGGGCATcaaggaggacaaggacaagcaAAAGTACCACATGGCATGCAACCG CGTGTTTGAGCACATACACAAAGCGGAGATCAAGttggccaaggacgagggcgtcatGACGTCGAACCAGCTCGAGTCCATCGTCCACCCGAACGAATACTTTAAGCGCAGCTATCTGCTCAAAAACTTGGGCAAGAGCACGGACGTGAAGATGGAAGACtga